The window AGGAACTACGCTAAACAACTACTCATAATCGCATCACTGAAACAATAAGAAATTTATGGAGCACCTGCTTACATTAGACGCATTCGTTAGCTTACTCACCCTGGCTATTCTGGAAATTGTACTCGGCATTGATAATGTCATCTTCGTGTCCATCATCATGGGCAAACTCAAAGATGCCAAAGACAAGGCCAAGGCCCGCCGCATCTGGATGTTTGCAGGTATTGCTGTGCGTATTGCTTTATTGATGGCATTAAGCTGGTTGGTACAGAATGGCAATAAGGAATTGTTTGGTTTCGATTGGAAAGATGCTCACTATGCATTCAACCTGCGCAACTGTATCATGTTGGCCGGTGGTCTGTTCCTGCTCTATAAAACCGTAAAAGAAATTCACCACAAGTTAGAAGGCGATGATCCTGGTTTTGAATCCAAGAGCAAAGCCGCATCCTTTGGTGCAGTGATGGCACAGATCATCATTGTGGACATGGTCTTCTCATTCGATAGCATCATCACCGCTGTGGGTTTGGCCAATCATGTAGAGATCATGATGATTGCCGTGAGCATTGCCATGGTGATCATGTTCTTGTTTGCAGAACGGATTTCGAATTTCATCCATAAGCATCCTACTTTAAAAATGTTGGCCCTCTCCTTCTTATTGATGGTGGGTTTCAGCTTATTCTTTGAAGGTGTTGAGCCCCTGCATGGCAGCCATATTGATAAGGGTTATATCTATTTTGCCATGGCCTTCTCCTTTGGTGTGGAACTGCTGAATATGCGCATGCGCAAGAAGCAAACCAAAGTGGTGGAACTGATGGGCCCAAAAGTGGAAGAGACCAAGTAATCAAAACGCTACACGGAAACCAAAGAAGATACCAAATTTCTCCTGATTGATTTTGGGTTGCAAGCCTGTGTTCAATCGCCACACAAAATCTACACGGAAGAATTTGAAGATATTGTCTACACCCGTACCAATCTCCGTGTACATTTTTCCATCCAGTGTTTTGAAAGGATGATTGCCCACGAAATTGAGTTGCTGATTGGCGGGCGACAAATCACCAATCACAGATTTCAATGTCCAGAACTGACGGAGTTTTAATTTTCTTGTGGGCGATAGCAAACGGAAAATACCACTGCCAATATTGTGCTCTATCATAAAGCCGGCATAACGATCGGTGAGGTATTCAAAACGATTCATGAGGTTGAAAGAGTAGCGACTGTAATAACGCCATTCATTACCCGGTTGTAAATCCAATAGCTGATACGGTAATGTGCCATAGGTTTTGCCCGCAAAGAGTACGGTGTACAAACTGCCATAGGGCGCCAGCTTGGTATACTCCGTTAAGGAGAAATCCAGCTTATGGTAATCGTAGCTGCTATTGAGTACACCTGCAATACCCTTGGTGAGTTTCAGTTGCACAATGGGCAATTCACTGCCGAGACTAATGCGCTCAAAATTGTCTTCAATTGTATGTTCCTGATAAGCGTAGCGCAAACGGAGACTTGCTTCAAATGTATTCAGTGGTTCACCATTGGCAACAGGGAATAATTGCTTCTCCGGTAAATTGAGCAAGGGCTTGAAGAACTTACTGTTGAAATCAAGGCCGAAAGAAAATCCCTTATTGGTCTCCGCAAAAAAGCTGAGTTTCTTTTCTGTGATCTGCTGAAACTTGAAAGGCACGCCCGGCTTTCTCGCAAACAAAGCAAAAAGGTTATCGCTGCCAAGCTGATCATAATAGACTTGTCCGTTATCCAGATCAGACTTATATGATAGTGATACATAGGTCCAGGGTTGTCTGCTAAACAAGTATTTCAGTTCAGCTCTACCCTTCCACATGGCATCGCGAAAACCATAAGCTGCATACCCTTTGATATGCCAGTGATGACTAAAGCCTCTGTTGGTAGCCAGATCAAAACGAAGCCTTGTTCCTTCCCACACATTACCTGTGAGCCAGTAATACCAGGGACCAATGCGGATATTGCCCACATCTTTAGTGCCGGTTGTAAGCACTTCTGTGATGGTTCTATAGCGTACATAAGTGGGGTTGTGGATGAGGGTATCCAACAATTGATAGACTGCCTGCTCTGTTTTGTTCAGTGGTTCATGTCTGGTTTGCTGCCAGAAAGAATCCGGTTTATTGTCAACCGGTCTTACCAATACAATGTCTTCTGAGAGCTTACTCTTCGCAAGTTCTTGATCAATCAAACTATCGTTGAGTATCACATTGCGGTAAGTGCTTGTTTTTCTACCCTTGAAGCTCAGTCTTTGTTCGCCGAGTGGGGCCAGATCGGCTACAAACTTGTCTTTATACAGAAACCACACAGAATCTTGCACCAAACGAAATTCCTGAATCATGCTCAGGCCGGTAACGAAATTGATATTCGCATCCAACTGCGGACGAAGCGTTATTTTTTGTACGGCGAAGCTGGTATCGTTTATCCATGCATCACCTTCAAATGTGTCTTCACCTTTGCGCTTGGGCCTGAATGAAAGATGCACCAACCGTTTTTTATTTAGGTATTGCGTATCTAATAATTTAAAATGATAATAATTATCAGCGTTTACATGAAACGGACTGATAAAGGTTTTATCAAACACAGGAACGGTGTTATCGTAGATATTGATGTTTTGATAAGTGCCGCCTAATTGTTTGATAAAACTTTCATTTTCCAATCCATTGGTTTGGGTGGCTTTGATGACTTCTCGTGTTCTTCTGGGTTTGTTCTGCCAGTAATAATCGCTCAATGTCTCCGTGATATACACGGGCAGGATTGGCTTGGTATCTGAAGTGGAATCAATAAAGTTGAAAACGAAATTGAGTGGTTTGAGCAGTGGATTTTTACTCAGCTTGTCTTTGTTCACATTATCAATATCGAGTTCCAGCTTATTGTAAATTTCATAACTCAGGTTATCCCATCGCTTTTTATCATGCTTGTATTTATTCGCCATGATTTTACGCCAAAACCACAAAGCCCTGTTGTATTTCACTTTCACCACGGCTTCGGTTGATGGTGGCAGCACTTCAATTAAAACAGTAAAGGGAATAGAATCTTTGATTAACGAAAAGGGAATACGTGCTGGTTGATAGCCGATGGCCCTGATCTCAACAGTATCCAATACTTTGATGGATGCAACCTGAAAAGCAAATTTGCCTGAAGAATCTGTCAGGGCACCAATGCCCTGCCTGATGCAGACAGCAGAGGCAAAGGGTATGGGTTCATCGCTCTGCTTGTCTTTGACTATGCCTTTAATCCATGCGGTTTGTGCTTTTGCGCTTAGGATGGATAAAAGCATAACCAGTAAGACAATCAGTCTTCTGTTGGTTGCTTGCACGTTACAAAGATAACCCCGGGCAGCACAGTGCTGCTTCCTTTCATCACAAGCAGTGATAAAATTTGGTGAAACTTTTCGGAAACTGCCAGCGACTTAGAAATCAAGTCCCAAAGCAAAATACCAAACAGGTGATCCTTTGAAAACACCCTTCATTGGCCAGGCTGCATCCACTTTCATGAAATAACCGAGGAGTGTGCTACGCAAACCAAAACCATAACCACCGGCAAAAGGACCGAGTCCGCCCGCATCCAAGCGTACCACAATTGGTGAACCTGGTGTAGACACCACTTCACCCGGACGCTTAATGCCATTGTATTTACCGTTCCATGCAGTACCAAGATCAATGAACTGAATCAATTGCAGGTTACGCAGGAAGGCATTATTGATGGGTCTGTTGAAGAAAGTAGTAATAATAGGCAGTCTGAATTCGCTGTTGATCACAAATGCATTGTTACCATTGGCAACGTTCTGCTGATAGCCACGCATGTTCACTGCTAATGATTGGAATGCATATTCCTGATCAGGTGCTGGTCTGTTTTGATTATTGAACTTAGGGCCTAACCAACCATCCACACCGCCGAGGTAATAGATGATTTTTCTGCCGCCCCAGGAGATATCAGCAGCAGCACGACCTGCCCAGATAAAATTGCGATAGATCTTGTGGTAGTATCTGCCATCAAATCCTAAGTTGAACGTACTTCTTCCCTTGGCAGAGGTTTTCTCACCTACCGGCATATTTACATCCAAATACACTTTCCAGCGCAATCCGTTCCAGATATTCATGGTTGGGTTGATGCTGTTATCATGTACATATTCAATTCTTGCCAAGCCGTATTTAGAAACACTATCTTTTGTGGAAAGACCAAATTGATCAGGTGCGCCAATGGCATTATTCATTGGCCTGATTACACCACGATCTGTTCTTAAACCTGCTGTTACACGAAGACTCTTTGTTTCATTGAAAGGATAGCTGATATTACCCTGATAAATATTGGTAAACAGCATGGAGCTGTACTGTGATAATGCACCTTGGAAGAAACCGGCGAAATTGGTCACATTACTGCGGTAATAAGTAAAGCCCCAATCCAAACGCTTGCGGTAATTCTGATAAGAAAGGAACACATCTTTATCGCGCAGATCAAAACCAAAGCGCAGACCACCAACAAACTTGACGTCTTCCATCAAATCGCTAACACCAACGCGGAATGTCCAGTTGAAGTCATTACCATTATTCAATTGTATTGGGCCGGAGCCGCCGCCATAAGCCTGATAACGGTTGATCAGCACATTATTCGTAAATCCACTCAGAATATAGTCTGCGCTAAATTTCATTCGGTAGTTGAACAACTTTGTCTTGGTTAAGACCGAAGCCAGTTTTTGTTCCGGGTTCACGCGATTGGCTGCAGCAAGACTGTCTTCATTTTCTTCTTCAAACTCTGATTGAAACACGGCATCCTTCTTCGTGTCTTTATTTGTATTGTTTAATGCGTTTGCATTATAGTTTATCGCCTTGCCCTCAGCAGCTCTTTTCGCATCCATCTGACGCTTCATAAAATCTGTTGGTCTGGCATTCACATTTCTTCTGTCCAACACTTGCTCATCCACTCTCAGCTTGTAGAGAAACTTCAGGTCGCCTTCTCTGCGCAATTCACTCACTTGACCATTATTACCTGCTATACGTGTTTCCAGCAAAGAGCTTTGATAATTGGTTAGTGGGAATGTATAAGTAGAATCCTTGAACACCTGTACATAGCCAATACTATCCGGCTCTTGCTTCTGCCAGGCATTCAATGTTGAGTCCAGTTCCTTAATACCCGGATTACGCAGCATATCTTCTCCAACAAAGAAGAGGGTATCTACTCCATTACGTTTGGTAGAGAAAAATCCGGCCCATCTGTTGCCAATACCATTTTCATCCGACACAAAAGTGAAGTGTGTGGTATTGTATTGCATGGGATAGCGTGCATTACCCAGTTTGGCATCCGTAAGCTTGGTGATTTGTCTTTGCTTACTTGTATTAAGTGCATC is drawn from Chitinophagales bacterium and contains these coding sequences:
- a CDS encoding TerC family protein, which gives rise to MEHLLTLDAFVSLLTLAILEIVLGIDNVIFVSIIMGKLKDAKDKAKARRIWMFAGIAVRIALLMALSWLVQNGNKELFGFDWKDAHYAFNLRNCIMLAGGLFLLYKTVKEIHHKLEGDDPGFESKSKAASFGAVMAQIIIVDMVFSFDSIITAVGLANHVEIMMIAVSIAMVIMFLFAERISNFIHKHPTLKMLALSFLLMVGFSLFFEGVEPLHGSHIDKGYIYFAMAFSFGVELLNMRMRKKQTKVVELMGPKVEETK
- a CDS encoding carboxypeptidase-like regulatory domain-containing protein; the encoded protein is MQATNRRLIVLLVMLLSILSAKAQTAWIKGIVKDKQSDEPIPFASAVCIRQGIGALTDSSGKFAFQVASIKVLDTVEIRAIGYQPARIPFSLIKDSIPFTVLIEVLPPSTEAVVKVKYNRALWFWRKIMANKYKHDKKRWDNLSYEIYNKLELDIDNVNKDKLSKNPLLKPLNFVFNFIDSTSDTKPILPVYITETLSDYYWQNKPRRTREVIKATQTNGLENESFIKQLGGTYQNINIYDNTVPVFDKTFISPFHVNADNYYHFKLLDTQYLNKKRLVHLSFRPKRKGEDTFEGDAWINDTSFAVQKITLRPQLDANINFVTGLSMIQEFRLVQDSVWFLYKDKFVADLAPLGEQRLSFKGRKTSTYRNVILNDSLIDQELAKSKLSEDIVLVRPVDNKPDSFWQQTRHEPLNKTEQAVYQLLDTLIHNPTYVRYRTITEVLTTGTKDVGNIRIGPWYYWLTGNVWEGTRLRFDLATNRGFSHHWHIKGYAAYGFRDAMWKGRAELKYLFSRQPWTYVSLSYKSDLDNGQVYYDQLGSDNLFALFARKPGVPFKFQQITEKKLSFFAETNKGFSFGLDFNSKFFKPLLNLPEKQLFPVANGEPLNTFEASLRLRYAYQEHTIEDNFERISLGSELPIVQLKLTKGIAGVLNSSYDYHKLDFSLTEYTKLAPYGSLYTVLFAGKTYGTLPYQLLDLQPGNEWRYYSRYSFNLMNRFEYLTDRYAGFMIEHNIGSGIFRLLSPTRKLKLRQFWTLKSVIGDLSPANQQLNFVGNHPFKTLDGKMYTEIGTGVDNIFKFFRVDFVWRLNTGLQPKINQEKFGIFFGFRVAF